Proteins encoded in a region of the Marinococcus sp. PL1-022 genome:
- a CDS encoding 3-dehydroquinate synthase II: protein MSMMENDVWKLGIVEAIEPMGEGSRVCIDAADVLSPAEGLLVGDTGHGYIYTLSENRTTSTYPARVFRINAGAVHQYIFEEGKTRYLAEIEQDEPVTVYEATASRQVPVGRVKIEKRELVRVKVRAGDVNLSATLQWADSVYLMTDQYEPMALKDCRPGDRIYCRTDEPGRHLGQAVQEEIEER, encoded by the coding sequence ATGAGTATGATGGAAAATGACGTATGGAAACTGGGCATTGTGGAAGCAATAGAGCCGATGGGGGAAGGGTCGCGTGTTTGTATAGACGCAGCAGATGTTTTATCTCCAGCGGAAGGCCTGCTCGTCGGAGACACAGGGCACGGGTATATTTATACGCTTTCGGAAAACCGTACGACGAGCACATACCCAGCCCGTGTGTTTCGCATCAACGCAGGCGCAGTGCACCAGTACATTTTTGAAGAGGGAAAGACGAGATATCTTGCAGAAATAGAGCAGGATGAACCCGTGACCGTATACGAGGCAACAGCTTCGCGCCAGGTGCCGGTAGGCAGGGTGAAAATTGAAAAACGCGAGCTTGTGAGAGTAAAGGTCCGCGCAGGGGACGTGAATTTGTCGGCTACTCTGCAGTGGGCGGACAGCGTTTATTTAATGACGGATCAATACGAGCCGATGGCCTTAAAAGACTGCCGGCCCGGGGACCGGATCTACTGCAGAACCGATGAGCCTGGACGTCATCTAGGACAGGCTGTACAGGAAGAAATAGAGGAGAGGTAA
- a CDS encoding winged helix-turn-helix transcriptional regulator: MTIEERENIKITLDKVCGKWKAVILMELVGKTLRFSEIKQQLQQINHQTLIKQLKELEHDGLVLRHAYAVVPPKVEYSLTSYGESLESLLRELEKWGREHKIKMEEEGKSSSGSSGC, from the coding sequence ATGACAATAGAAGAAAGAGAAAATATAAAAATTACGCTCGACAAAGTATGCGGGAAGTGGAAGGCAGTCATTCTTATGGAGCTGGTCGGAAAAACGCTGCGTTTCAGTGAGATTAAACAGCAGCTGCAGCAGATTAATCATCAGACGTTAATCAAGCAGCTCAAGGAGCTTGAACATGACGGCTTAGTATTGCGTCACGCTTACGCGGTGGTCCCGCCAAAGGTGGAATATTCCCTGACAAGCTACGGGGAGTCACTCGAATCACTCCTGCGGGAGCTGGAAAAATGGGGGAGAGAACACAAAATAAAAATGGAAGAAGAAGGAAAAAGCTCTTCCGGAAGCAGTGGCTGCTGA
- a CDS encoding ABC-F family ATP-binding cassette domain-containing protein gives MSLLVAENLYQTTGTKVLFDHISFTIEPGDRIGLIGVNGTGKSSLLRVISEIDSSEKGKLQHSKQLRIEYLPQDPELPEEENLIDYLYEGSSDIMRAVKDYEKAQARLEQEPESEAAQEQWMKAQQKMDQLGAWEAGTVAQQVLNRLGLTVYNQKINELSGGQRKRASIARALIQDCDILILDEPTNHLDDESINWLEKYLSNYNGALILVTHDRYFLNRVTNKIFELERGRLYEYDGNYELFLEKRAEREANEAHAEAKRQNTLKRELAWLQKQPKARGTKQKARKERAESLKQQEGPPKKEELQVPVGSTRLGKKVIEAEDLEKSYGEKNMFSQFNYMFTPGEKIGIVGPNGTGKTTLLNILANRIEPDAGDVVYGPTVKLGYYSQQQEELDESKRVLEYIRDIAEVIYTVNGESISAEQMLERFLFEREDQWTYISRLSGGEKKRVYLLSILMTEPNVLFMDEPTNDLDVQTLSVLEEYLQQFPGVVVTVSHDRYFLDRVAEKLFVFNESSQVTLFEGNYSEFMSSEKDDSRPALSKEKKPEPAAVSSAAGEKKKMSYKQKQEWDQIEERIARLEDELAEAEQQMEQSGSDLAAIEKWSSIQKETNEKLDQAMTRWAELSEIAEEQ, from the coding sequence ATGAGTCTGCTTGTAGCAGAAAATCTATACCAGACAACCGGCACGAAGGTGCTTTTTGACCATATTTCATTTACGATCGAGCCTGGAGACCGTATCGGGCTGATCGGCGTTAACGGGACAGGGAAATCTTCGCTTCTACGCGTGATTTCTGAAATTGATTCCTCGGAGAAGGGAAAGCTTCAGCATTCCAAACAGCTGAGGATTGAATACCTGCCACAGGATCCGGAGCTGCCGGAGGAAGAAAACCTGATTGATTATTTGTATGAAGGCTCTTCCGATATTATGAGAGCAGTGAAAGACTATGAAAAAGCCCAGGCACGTTTAGAGCAGGAGCCTGAAAGTGAAGCTGCACAGGAACAGTGGATGAAGGCCCAGCAGAAGATGGACCAGCTCGGAGCATGGGAAGCAGGCACTGTAGCCCAGCAGGTGTTAAACAGACTGGGCCTGACAGTCTATAACCAAAAAATTAATGAACTCTCCGGCGGCCAGCGTAAAAGAGCTTCCATTGCCCGGGCACTTATTCAGGACTGCGATATTCTTATTCTTGACGAGCCGACGAACCATCTCGACGATGAGTCGATTAACTGGCTTGAAAAATATTTGTCCAACTACAACGGAGCTTTAATATTAGTCACGCACGACCGTTATTTCTTAAACCGGGTTACAAATAAAATTTTTGAATTGGAACGAGGCCGGCTCTATGAGTATGACGGCAACTATGAACTCTTTCTGGAAAAACGGGCAGAGCGCGAAGCAAATGAAGCGCATGCCGAAGCCAAACGGCAGAACACATTAAAGCGTGAGCTGGCCTGGCTTCAGAAGCAGCCGAAGGCTCGCGGTACAAAACAGAAAGCCCGGAAAGAAAGGGCAGAATCTTTAAAACAGCAGGAGGGGCCTCCAAAGAAAGAAGAACTGCAGGTTCCGGTAGGTTCTACGAGGCTTGGAAAGAAAGTAATAGAAGCGGAGGATCTGGAAAAGTCCTACGGAGAGAAGAATATGTTTTCCCAGTTTAACTATATGTTTACACCTGGAGAAAAAATAGGAATTGTCGGTCCAAACGGTACTGGAAAAACGACGCTTTTAAACATTCTTGCCAACCGCATCGAGCCGGATGCCGGGGATGTCGTTTACGGTCCGACCGTAAAGCTTGGCTACTACTCGCAGCAGCAGGAAGAATTGGATGAATCCAAACGTGTCCTCGAATATATTCGTGATATTGCCGAAGTTATATACACTGTTAACGGGGAAAGTATTTCGGCAGAGCAGATGCTTGAACGCTTTCTGTTCGAGCGCGAGGACCAGTGGACATATATTTCCCGGTTGTCCGGCGGTGAAAAAAAGAGAGTGTATCTGCTCAGTATTTTAATGACCGAGCCGAACGTATTGTTTATGGACGAGCCGACGAACGATCTGGATGTACAGACGCTCAGCGTACTCGAAGAATACCTGCAGCAGTTCCCGGGCGTAGTCGTCACCGTTTCCCACGACCGCTATTTTCTTGACCGGGTAGCTGAAAAGCTGTTTGTGTTTAATGAATCATCCCAGGTCACCTTATTCGAAGGGAACTATTCAGAATTTATGAGTTCAGAAAAGGATGATTCCCGGCCGGCCCTCAGTAAAGAGAAAAAGCCGGAGCCGGCAGCTGTGAGCAGCGCGGCTGGTGAAAAGAAAAAAATGTCCTATAAACAAAAGCAGGAATGGGACCAGATCGAAGAGCGCATTGCCCGTCTTGAAGATGAACTGGCAGAAGCAGAGCAACAGATGGAGCAGAGCGGCAGTGACCTCGCTGCCATCGAAAAATGGTCCAGCATCCAGAAGGAAACCAATGAAAAGCTGGACCAGGCGATGACACGCTGGGCCGAGCTCTCGGAAATAGCAGAAGAACAGTAA